The window TTTTGAAGGAACTCTAATAACTTTAGGCTCTATTATAAAGGTACAAAAAAAGACTCCCGCACATCACCATGCAGGAGTCGTTTCAATTTCTTATAAAAATACAATAAACGCTAATACAGCTGCTAATATAAGTCGATAAATTGCAAACGGTACAAGCTTAACACGTGAGATTAGCTTTAAGAAGAAACGAATTGAGATAAGTGCGAAGACGAACGCACTGACGAATCCAACGATATAAAAGGATAGGTCATCCATCGAAAGTTCTTCCCAGTTTTTCGCAACTGACACTAGACTAGCACCCATCATGATCGGTACCGCCATGATGAAAGTGAAATCAGCCGCGGTCTTATGATTCATGCCGAACAGGACACCGCCCGAAATTGTCGCACCCGAACGTGAAAATCCTGGCCATAGGGATAGACATTGGACAAGACCTACTGTAAATGCCTGCTTGTATGTAATTTGATCCAATGTATTCACCCACGGTTTTTTCGGACCAAGTTTATCAGCTACAATCATTAAAATTGAACCTGCAACCAGTGCAAAAATCACCGTTTCTACACCTGATAGTTGTTCATCAATCAGATCTTTAAGTGCAAATCCCACAATAACTGCCGGCAACATCCCAACAATGACGTGCAATAAGTTAAAACTTGAGTTCGTTTTCTGGCCTTCAATCTTATAGAGGCCCACCAAGCTGAACAGACGCTTCCAGAAGACAATAACAACAGCTAATATCGAACCCAGTTGGATAACAATCTTAAATGTGAATGCCGATCGATCTCCAAGAAAATTTGTTATTTTCAGCCACATGTCATCGACAATGATCAAGTGACCTGTCGAAGAAACAGGTGCAAACTCTGTCATTCCTTCAACAAATCCAAGTATTAACGCTTTAACCAAATCAATTAGTTCCATAAGTTAATTACACTCTCTTTCTACGGAAGCGAATGTACCAGATACATACCGCTATACCGCTAATGGCTAGTAGTGCATACGCGATGTTCGAATAGATATCCATAAAGTGGACAATCGATTCCCAGTTGTCACCGACTGCTGCACCAATTGTAACAAGTGCTGCGTTCCAGATCAGACTGCCGATTGTTGTAAGCACAAGGAATAGCGGGAAATTCATACTCGACATGCCTGCCGGAATCGAAATAAGGCTCCGGATTAAGGGAACAAGGCGGCAGAGTAGTACTGTCCACGGACCGTATTTGTCGAACCATGCATCAGCTTTGCGGATGTCTTTTCGTGTAAGACGCAAAACGCTGCCCCACCGATCGACAATTTTCTCGAGGCGCTCCACATCTAGAAATAACCCGAGGCTATATAAAATCATCGCCCCGATAACCGACCCCACCGTTGCTGCAATAATGACACCCACCCGGGTCATATCCGAATAGGTCGTCATGAATCCGCCAAATGTCAATATGACTTCAGACGGGATAGGCGGAAAGACGTTCTCAATCATGATTAATAAAAACACACCAAAGTAACCAAACTGACCCATAAATTCAGTAATCCAATTTTCCACCTTACGCCTCCACCAACTATTACTTTACTAAATACAGAACCTCTATGCAAACAGAGTCCGGCAGCATAAAGACGATTCAGTATATGCTAAGGTTTCGTGTTCTTACTATAATTCTACGCCGAAGGCATCCGAAATATGATTTCAGTTCGATTTTTCAAATCAAATAATTATGGCTAAAGTTTGTGAAACCGTCTATTTCTTCCCGTTTTTTAAGAACCTAGATTGATATGTCCGTCTTTTGTAGGGAATCACTGTCGATATCTTGTAAACACCTATTTCTGTCTTGATGAACTCCTAACAATTTTTGATTGTGGATATCCTTACATTTTATTAAGTTATCCTCATATGAAGTGGATAACTTAATAAAATTGTTGATAATTTCAGAAAATTTTATATTTTATCCACAAGACTACCCGATTACTTCTTTATTAATTAGTTATCAACAAGCTTCATCAGAGGAAACCTCATAACTTCCTAGACGAAAAGAAAGCCATCTGATAGAAGCCAGATGGCTTTTCTATTTATACTTTTAGCGTAAAGTCTTTCAAACTTTCACGTAAAGAAGCTTTTAGGAACTTGCCGACTGAAGTTTTCGGAATTTCATCCAAGAAGACAACATCATCTGGCACCCACAATTTAGCGAACTGGCCTCCTAAATAGGTTAGCAATCGCTGTTTCATCTCTTCATCAGCAACCTTCCCTTCTTTTAAGACAACACATGCAAGTGGGCGCTCAAGCCATTTCTCATGCGGAATTGCGACAACCGCTGCTTCAAAAACATCTTCATGTGTCATCAAGGCGTTTTCCAAGTCAACAGACGAAATCCATTCGCCCCCGCTTTTGATCAAATCTTTTGTACGATCCATTAATTTAAGGTAGCCAAATTCCGTCATGACTGCGATATCACCTGTAAGGAGCCACCCATCACGGAATGCTTCTTCAGTTCTTTCATCTTTATAATATTCACTTGCAATCCAAGGGCCCCGAATCGCCAATTCCCCCATCGTCTTGCCATCCCAAGGTGCATCGCCATTTTCATTGATGATACGGATTTCAAGGCCTGGCATCGGCAATCCTTGAAGCGCTCGGATATCGATTTTCTCATCCATCGTTAAATCTGCCATGCCAGAAGTGTAGACAGACATGCTGACAAGTGGTGTTGTTTCAGTCATGCCATAGCCGACGATGAACGGCACACCAAGTTTTTCTTCGAATGCCCGGATCAATCCTTTTGGCGATGCAGAACCGCCGCTTACGATTCCCCGTAGCGAAGACAAATCTCTCGGTTTCTCTTCCTGTTCCTTCAGCACTGCGAGCCAAATTGTCGGGACACCAGCAGTTACAGTCACCTTCTCCTGCTCAATCAGATCCAATAGCAATTTTGGGTTTAAGCCTGGTCCTGGCAAAACTTGTGTTGTTCCGAAAAAGACTGCAGCGAACGGCATTCCCCAAGCATTGACGTGGAACATTGGTACAACTGGCAGTATGACATCCTTCTCTGATAAACCCATCGCATCGGCTAGTCCTAGTGCATAACTGTGCAACACAAGTCCGCGATGCGTATAGATGACCCCTTTCGGATTACCTGTCGTAGCGGATGTGTAGCACATCCCTGCTGGTGTGTTTTCATCAAGATCTTCAGGAAAAGCATAGTCTTCCGATGCAGTTGCAAGAAGCGCTTCATATGAATGCACATTTTCAAGAGATGTCTCCGGGATTTCCGTGCTGTCTCCCATGATGATATAATGTTTCACCGTCTTCAAATAGGGTGCAAGTTTTTCAAGGTGTGGGAATAAATTATCGTCGACCAGCAGAATTTCATCTTCTGCGTGATTGATGACATACGCAATATGTTCCGGAGACAATCGAATATTGATCATGTGAAGGATAGCGCCTGTTCCAGGCACGCCAAAATACGCTTCTAAATGACGATGGTGATTCCAAGCGAATGAACCGACTTTTGTTCCATGCTGCATGCCGAGTTTCGTCAATGCATCTGCAAGTTTTCGCGTTCGTTTCGCAAATTCGCTATACGGAATACGATGAATGGAATTTTCCCCGGTTCGCGAAATAATTAACTTGTCCGGGAAATATTGCTCCGCTCGTTTTATGAAAGATGATAATAAAAGTGGTGTTTGCATCATACCAATCAATCCCCTTTTCATTTAGAATGGATTTTTTTTCTTAATCGGTGCGGCATGGACTAGCAATTATTCATCACATACGGTCCCGACTAATAATATGAGACGATGAGTACATTTATTCCACTGAGTTTCTTAACCTATTACAACCCCATGTTCTTTGCAATAATGACTTTCATGATTTCATTCGTCCCCGCATATATCGACGCAACAGGGATGTCTCGATAACGTCTTGCAATTTTATATTCTTCCATATAACCGTATCCACCGTGCAGTTGCATGCACTCCGAGGAGATTTCCCGTGCCGTATCGGTCAGCCAATATTTTGCCATAGATACTTTTGTGACGATATCTTTTCCAGCTATATGGTCTTCGATAAGCGATTCGACAAATGCCTTGCCAATTTCCACTTTAGTTGCAATTTCTGCAAGTTTAAACTGTGTATTTTGAAATGAAGCAATCGGTTTTCCGAATGCTTTTCGCGATTTTACATACTCGAGCGTCATTTCCAGCATATCTTCTGATGCCGTTTGTGCAGCAATCGCAACAACAAGCCGTTCCTGTTGAAGTTTTTCCATTAAGTAGCTGAATCCTTTTCCTTCCTCACCTATCAAGTTCGATGCTGGCACACGGCACTCCTCAAAAAATAGCTCCGCCGTGTCTTGCGAATGCAGACCAACTTTATCGAGCTTACGGCCTTTCGTGAAACCAGGCGTTCCTTCTTCTATTACAAGCAGGCTGACACCGCGATGTTTCGGCTCAGCATGCGGATCGGTTTTTACTGCAACGAGCACAAGATTCCCATTAATGCCGTTTGTGATAAATGTCTTTTGACCATTGACGACATAGTAATCACCGTCTTTAATGGCAGTCGTTTGGATATTGGCGAGATCTGATCCTGTTCCCGGCTCCGTCATTGCGATAGCTGTAATAATGTCAGCGCTCACACAACCCGGTAACCAACGTTCTTTCTGTTCGATTGTGCCGTATGATTCAATATAGGGAACGACGATATCATTGTGTAATCCCACGCCTGTAAGACCTGATCCCACTCGTTCAAGTTCCTCTCCGATAATGACGCCGAAGCTGAAGTCCAGACCAAGTCCGCCGTATTCATCTTCAACTTGCGGACAGAGAAATCCCATTTCACCAAGCTTCTTCCAAAATGTTACCGGGATGAGCCGGTCTTTTTCCCAGGTATCGTAATACGGGATTGCCTCTTTCTGAAGAAACTTTCGGAGTGAATCTCTGAACATGACGTGCTCATCCGTTTCGAATCTGTACTTTGCCAATGGTAAAGCCTCCTTTGATAGCATGTATATAGTTATGTCTTGTACGTTACATATGCCATTTTTCTTACTTGGCTTGCATCCGAATCGCCCCATCCAACCGGATTACTTCACCATTGAGCAATGTGTTTATGAAAATACTTTCAACTAGCATTGCATATTCTTTTGGTCGTCCAAGTCGTTTTGGGAACGGGACCATTGCAGCAAGTGAATTACGCGCGGATTCCGGTAGCCCATCAAATAATGGTGTTTCTACAAGACCTGGCGCGATAGTCATCACACGAATACCGAATGCCGCAAGTTCACGGGCAATCGGTAACGTCATTCCCACTACACCACCCTTTGATGCACTGTAGGCAACCTGTCCAATTTGTCCTTCAAAAGCAGCAACTGATGCGGTATTCACAATTACCCCGCGCTCACCTTCTTCGTTTGGTTCATTCCCTTGCATAGCGGCCGCCGCCAAACGAATTACATTGAATGTACCTATCAAGTTGACTTGGATTACTTGTTCAAATTGGTCTAGCGCTAGCGGACCGCTTCGCGACAATACTTTCCCTTGCGTCGCAATGCCCGCGCAATTGACAACGGCAGTTATTTCCCCGAATGCCTCTTTGACGGAAGCTACATTCACTTCCACTTCTTCCTCATTCGCAACATTCGTTTTTAGAAATAGAACACTTTCTTCCCCAAGTTCGTTCGCAAGTGCACATCCACGCACTTCATCCCTATCGAAAATAGCTGCTTTCCCTCCGGCGCCTACTATCCTTCTTACAGTGGCCTCTCCAAGACCCGACGCTCCACCTGTTACAATTGCAGCAATTTTGTTCATTTCCATCCCTAAATCCCCCTCAAAGGCGTTCGATAATTGTTGCGTTCGCCATACCCATCCCTTCGCAAATTGCGAGTAACCCGTACCGTCCATTGGTTCGTTTTAATTCGTGCATCATGGATACCAGCAATTTTGTTCCCGTCGCACCAAGCGGATGGCCAAGGGCAATGGCCCCGCCGTTCGGGTTCAATTTAATGGGATCTGCACCGATTTCTTTCAGCCATGCAAGTGGAACAGGTGCAAACGCTTCATTCACCTCATACGTGTCTATATCTTCTATTGAAAGATTCGCTGTCTCGAGTACTGTTCGCGTTGCTTCAATCGGTCCAGTCAGCATTAATGTCGGATCGGAACCGATCACTGCTCGCGCAACAATGCGTGCAAGTGGTTTAAGGCCTAGCTTGTCCGCTTTTTCACGTGACATCAGGAGGACCGCAGACGCGCCATCACTCATTTGACTTGCGTTCCCCGCTGTAATCACACCATTTTCATCAAATACTGTCCGTAATCCAGCCAGCACTTCTGTTGTCGTTCCTGGACGAGGGCCTTCATCTATAGAGAAAATTTCGGTTGTGCCATCTTCATTTGTAATTTCAACGGGTATAATTTCGTCTTCAAACTTTCCTTCATTAATTGCACGAATTGCTTTTTGATGGCTATCAAATGAAAATTGATCAAGTTCCTCCCGTGACAGCTCCCATTTGTTTGCAATCCGCTCCGCTGATAGTCCCTGATTAATGATTTCATGTTTTTCCATAAGCTTTGGACTGGGTTTCACATCTCCCATATTGGACATCATTGGTGCACGTGTCATACTTTCAACGCCGCCTGCGATGACGATATCCATATCTCCCGAGAGAATTGCCTGCGACGCGAAATGAACAGCTTGCTGACTCGATCCGCATTGCCGATCAATTGTCACTCCGGGCACATGTACAGGGAAGCCTGCGATTAACGCAGCTGTACGGGCGATGTTTCCACCCTGTTCTCCTGCTTGTGTCACACACCCCAAAATGACATCTTCAACATCGCCCTTCGAAATACCAGCCCGCTTGACAAGCTCCTCAAACACCACTGCTGCAAGTTCATCAGGTCTGTAATTTGCAAAACCTCCTTTTCTTCGCCCGATTGCAGTTCGTACCCCTTCAACAATGACAACATCTTTCATACCTACACCTCATTCTCTGAATTAAAAGAATCTTCATTGAATACTAGAATAACTTACAAATCTATTGAAGTCTAGTATGTCCTAGAAGGATTCAGCCTTAAGGCGTAGTTACAAATCCGCACAGCGCCCGTTTGGACAAGCGGAAAATCATTATAAGATTAAGCTACAATCGAAAGGAGGAACACAAATGAAAAAACTTGGTCTGGCAGCACTTGGTATTACAGCGGCAATCGTTGTCCTTGCAAATCTTGGATCACTTCTTGCACTTGCATTTTCTGCAGTGGTTGCATATGCGGGGTTCCATTATTTCAGAAAGAGCACTTCCACAATCTCGAAATTGTTCTGGGGAGGCGTACTTGTCATTGGCTTGTTAACAGCAATTGCAAATGTGCCTGCGTTCATCGGGATTATTGCTATAGTCGGTGTCTTCTATGTTTGGCGTAAATGGCATGGCTCAGAAAACAGTAACATCATCACTAACACCTCTGATGATCCATTTGTAAACTTCGAACGTCAGTGGAATGAAATCACAAAATAATGAGGAGGAACTAACTATGAACTCACTTTGGAATCGATTTAAATACTCAATACAGGCAGATCTTCACACGGTATTAGACAAGAAAGAAAGCAAAAATCCAATCGCAATGTTGAATCAATACATTCGCGAGGCAGAAAAACAAACGGACTCAATCGGGAAATTGCTTGAACGTCAAAGCAAACTAAAAACAGAACTGCAGAAAGAGCTATTAGAAGCAGAAAACATGGCGGATAAACGCCGCAGCCAGCTTAAACTTGCAAAAACTGCCGGCGAAGAAGACTTAGTCGCTTTTGCAGAAGAGGAGATTGCTACGTATGACACACGTGCGGCAGAGCTATCAGAAAGTGTGACGGAAACAGCTTATGAACTTCTTTCCCTAGAGCGTAAATTCGAGGAAATGAAACATAAAGTGAAAGATATGAAAGTGCGTCAATTGCAATTAATGGGAAAAGAGAACGTGACACGTGCCCATCACCGGATGGACCAAGTCATCTCTCCTGAAAATGCAGACAGCAAGATGGCATCAGTTGGTGACATGAAAAAGTATATCGAAAACCTTGGCGGGAAAATTGAACGTGAGTACGAAACTTCCTCTATGGACCGTCGTTTGGAATCATTAGGAAAAGCGGAGGGTGCCGATCATCTAGCACCTGAAGTCTGGACATTAGAGAAAGAATCCGCAAAAGCGGAAGAAATTGTGTAAAATAGATTGTAGGTAGGGAGGCATCTGCCTTCCTTTCCTTATTTCCAGAGATTCTGACCTCAAGAAGGGAGAATAAAAAATGAAACGACTCGATACGAGCAAAATCACATTTTGGGGATTCACATTTTTACTGCTCATTTTTGTCGAAGCAGCTTTTTTTCATAATGGCAACATCGTGTTCGTCCTTCTTGGTGCCGGACTGATTTATTACGGGTTACGAAAACGGTCGAAACTACTATTTTTACCTGGCTTGTTTTTCATTGCAATGGCGCTTTTTACATTGTGGAGTTTACGGGTTCTCATTTTCACCGTCATCTTGTACGTCCTTGTAAAGTTATGGAAAGGCGTCCCGTCGGAGGAAATTATGCGTCCTCTCAAAGACCTTCAGCGTGAAACACCGAACGGGATATGGAAAAACAAATTATTTTCCGTTCAATCATCCCCCTTTTCATCGTACGAGTGGGAGGACATTCATATCCAAGGGATCTTTGGTGATATTCACATCGACGTTACCGATACGGTGTTACCGAAAGGAACTTCTTTAATTTCCGTTAGGCAAGGTATAGGGAAAATTAAGATTGACTTGCCTTACGAGATTCCCGTACGCGTTCATTACACGACACTAATCGGCGATGCTAAACTTTTCGATACCTACAGAAAACGGCTCATCAATGAATCGCTCCATATGAAGGATAGTTATGAAGGGAAATCAGCTGAGTCTCCTGAGCTAATCATTACTCTTTCCACTTGGGGCGGAGATGTCGAGGTGACGAGAAAATGAAGGCTGTTATCGGACGAGGGCTTGTTTTATCATTTTTATTTATCGCAATTGCAGCAGCATATATCTATTTTCTTCTTGGCTTGCCATTAGAGGAAAGCTGGTTTGCATTTTATGAATTGCAATTTGCAGATGTTCCACTCGGTTGGTGGATTTTGAATACAGCTCTCCTGCTTGCCTGGGGAATTGCCATTTGGACGAGTTTTCTTGGAAGTTCAAAAGAAAAAGCAATCGAGCAAAGGTTAACGGGGTTAATCGACACTGAACAAGATGCCTCTTCAACCGAAAAATTTTCCCCCCGTATGGACCGGGCAATCGGGACAGTGTCAACTGTCATTCATACACAACGGAAAAGTTTGCAGCGAATTATCGATGAGCGTGCGGAAGCCCAAGACAAACTAATTCAAGAGCGCATTGTACAGGAACGACAGCGACTCGCTCGCGAACTGCATGATTCCGTCTCCCAGCAACTGTTCGCCGCTTCGATGCTATTATCCGCCATTACGGAAAGTAATGAAGATACAGTAACACAAAAACCGGTGCTCCAAGTTGAACGGATCGTTCAGCAGGCACAACTTGAAATGCGGGCATTGCTCCTTCATTTACGGCCGGCGGCTTTGAATAACAAATCGCTCGCCGAAGGTCTTGAAGAACTATTAGTTGAATTGAGAGAGAAAGTACTATTCAATATTCGTTTTCGCTTGGAAGAAGTAACTTTATCGAAAGGTGCAGAAGATCACTTATTCCGTATTGCACAGGAAACGTTATCCAACACACTACGGCATGCACAAGCTACAGAAGTAGATGTGTTGTTCGTGGAACGGGACGGTCTTGCCATTTTCCGCGTGCAAGATAACGGTATAGGATTTAAGGATAATGATGGAAAAGGCGGCTCGTACGGACTGCAAAATGTAAAAGAACGTGCAATTGAAATCGGGGGCACATGCAAAATTGTTTCCGTTCCCTCACAAGGGACAATTGTGGAAGTAAAATTGCCTGCCAGAAAAGGAGATGAACTGAATGATCAAAATCCTGTTAGTGGATGACCATGAGATGGTACGAATCGGTGTATCTGCGTACTTACAGATTCAGCCTGACATGGAAGTCATAGGCGAAGCGATAAACGGACGTGAAGCCGTGGGCAAAGCACTCGAATTGCGTCCGGATATTATTTTGATGGATATGGTCATGCCGGAAATGAATGGCGCTGAAGCCACTGCCGCTATTATAAAGGAGTGGCCGGAAGCAAAGATTGTTATCGTGACAAGTTTTTTGGATGATGACAAAGTATATCCAGCACTTGAAGCAGGCGCCATTAGTTACATATTGAAAACGTCGAATGCGAAGCGAATTGCAGAAGCGATCCGTGAAACGCTGAAAGGACAAACGGTATTAGAACCGGAAGTGACGACGAAAATGATGCAAAAAATGCGTGCTGGTAATGAGCGACAGCCCCATGAAGAGTTGACCGAACGCGAACTCGAAATTTTACTACATCTTGCGAAAGGAAAAACGAATCAAGAAATAGCGGATGATTTATTTATTGCATTGAAAACAGTGAAGACGCATGTTAGCAATCTATTATCTAAACTGGAAGTACAAGATCGGACACAAGCTGTCATTTATGCGTTTAAGCATGAGTTGGTCGATTGAAATAAACAAAAGCGAAATCGCCATTTCAGATGCAACAGACATAAGACGGGCTAAAGAAAGGCGAGCTTTGCCTGGGCAGGATGTAGTTCAATCCCTCTCGGCTGCGTGCCCCCACATCCTGTAAGCCTCTAGTTGCTGAGGACTAGACGTAAAATCTCTATAATATATGGAAAAGCAGCGACCAAACATTAGATTAAATCTGATGTTTGGTCGCTGCTTTTTTAATACAGGAAATTATAAAATTATCGGCCGCTAATAACCTGTGAAAGGCGCTTATCACCGTCATGATGCCTATCGCTCCTGAACAGATGCTTGCGCACTATTATTTTAGGCTTACTCTCCTGCCAAGCGGTTCAAAGCGTTAATCATGCCTGCATGGACACCTTCATGCCACACCGCGAATTGAACGATTGCCTCAACTGTCACCATTGTATGCAAAGGCCCAATTGACATCGGTTCCTGTAACGTATTTGTCAGTTTCCCTTCCAGCGCTTTAACAATACGCCCCGGTTGTTCTTCCAAAGCCGCAAGGAGCTCCTCTGTTGAGGGAACATTATCTTCCCAGATATCAGGGCTTGACCCTGACACAAACAGTTCTATCCATTCAGGGTTGACCAGTTCATAGCCCTCCACCGCTTTTTGAATAAGTGTTTCCATCGTTATATAAATATGGCCCGCATTCCAACGAATTGTGTTATTGAACCCTGTTGGTTGTGCGTCCCAAGCTTCTGTTTTTGACTTTACAAGGCGTCCAAGTGTATAAATACGTGTAAATTTCAACTGATTTAATGTTTCTATGATTACCATTCCCTTCTATCCTTATACTCTACCTTAAAATCAAAGCGGCCGCTCCTCAAAGGGACGACCGCTGCTTAATTATGGTTTAAAAGGATCTTCATTCGGTTTCTCTTTATTCCATTTGTCATGTGTATGTTGATCGAAGTTGCCATTTTCTTTAGTATTCTCACCAAAAGGAAAGCGCTCACCTGACTTCGGCTTGTTGTATCCTGTGTCAGGGTTGTCTACCTTATTTGTTCCAAAAGCTGAAGGTTTGTTCTCACCCGTCTTGTCTTGTTCGTTTTCTCTAAAGATATGTGATGTATTTGAATCGGATGGATCCGCAAGCGGCAGCTCATCGGAATTGGGCATCCCTTTTACGTTTGGTTCAAGATCTTCTTTGTTTGGATATTTACCGTCTGACTTAGTCATCTTTATAAAACCTCCTTCTTCGAATGGCAATTCGGAGAACGGCGATTCCACTTCGGTATCGGTGCAATTAATGCCTGATGGACACCACCGTTTTTCCGAAAAATGTATTGATTCTAATACTTTAGTTTAATGATACAACATCTTTAATCCAATCTGCAAGCAGGACGTCGTCAAGTGATGCAGGATGGCAACTCCATTTTTTTATTTGTCTACTCTTTTTTCTGTATTCCATTACTATTCCTCTAAATGATTACCTATAAACTTTTCCTGATTGGATTAAGAGGCGTTTGCCCTTACAGTCCTGTAATTCCCACATAAGCTAGATTAGAGCTTTGACGAAAGGAGTGTTAAAAATGGGTCAATCTGGTGGATACGAAGGTGGATTCGCAGGGAATTCATTCGCACTGATTGTTGTTCTTTTCATCCTGTTAATTATTATTGGTGCTAGCTTCATTTATTAGGAGCCCTTGTCAGGCACCAATAAGCAATCACTAGTATGGAAACATATCTGATTTCAGAGGGCGCTTTTAAAGGCGCCCTCTTTCTTTAATTTTCCTGAATGAAACTTAATACATAGAGCGGTCGTCCAATACTGAATCAGCGATCGGGGGTTCATGCTATGAAAAGAGGACTTAGTTTATCAGTAATTAGCATCGTTTTCCTTCTGTGGATCGAACAATCTTTAGAGGTTGCATACTTATGGAAAACGGTGGCGAAAGCGATGCTTTTCCTATTTATCCCGGTCATTTTATTCCGAAAGTCAGGATTCCCATTCTTACGCATGCGTCTAACCGATCAAAAGAGCATGAAAGTTGCAATCGGTTCCGGAGTTGCAATTATGGGGATTATCCTTGTGGCTTTCATTATTTTACAGCCATTCATAGATATTGATGCGCTAATCGTTGACCTTTCTAAGGCGGGTATAACGACTCTAACTTTTCCGTTCATCGCCTTATACATCCTACTCGGTAATTCGATACTGGAGGAGTTTTTCTTCCGCGGTCTGTTGCCGAATCTTATCGGAAAGTCACAGGTTCAATATGTTTTACCCTCTTTCCTTTTCGCGGTCTACCATATCACGATTTTTCTTCCATGGTTCAGCCTTCCCCTCCTCGTGCTAGCCGTTTCGGGGCTTTGGATCGGCGGAATTAT of the Sporosarcina sp. FSL K6-1508 genome contains:
- the liaF gene encoding cell wall-active antibiotics response protein LiaF, coding for MKRLDTSKITFWGFTFLLLIFVEAAFFHNGNIVFVLLGAGLIYYGLRKRSKLLFLPGLFFIAMALFTLWSLRVLIFTVILYVLVKLWKGVPSEEIMRPLKDLQRETPNGIWKNKLFSVQSSPFSSYEWEDIHIQGIFGDIHIDVTDTVLPKGTSLISVRQGIGKIKIDLPYEIPVRVHYTTLIGDAKLFDTYRKRLINESLHMKDSYEGKSAESPELIITLSTWGGDVEVTRK
- a CDS encoding sensor histidine kinase; its protein translation is MKAVIGRGLVLSFLFIAIAAAYIYFLLGLPLEESWFAFYELQFADVPLGWWILNTALLLAWGIAIWTSFLGSSKEKAIEQRLTGLIDTEQDASSTEKFSPRMDRAIGTVSTVIHTQRKSLQRIIDERAEAQDKLIQERIVQERQRLARELHDSVSQQLFAASMLLSAITESNEDTVTQKPVLQVERIVQQAQLEMRALLLHLRPAALNNKSLAEGLEELLVELREKVLFNIRFRLEEVTLSKGAEDHLFRIAQETLSNTLRHAQATEVDVLFVERDGLAIFRVQDNGIGFKDNDGKGGSYGLQNVKERAIEIGGTCKIVSVPSQGTIVEVKLPARKGDELNDQNPVSG
- a CDS encoding response regulator transcription factor, translating into MIKILLVDDHEMVRIGVSAYLQIQPDMEVIGEAINGREAVGKALELRPDIILMDMVMPEMNGAEATAAIIKEWPEAKIVIVTSFLDDDKVYPALEAGAISYILKTSNAKRIAEAIRETLKGQTVLEPEVTTKMMQKMRAGNERQPHEELTERELEILLHLAKGKTNQEIADDLFIALKTVKTHVSNLLSKLEVQDRTQAVIYAFKHELVD
- a CDS encoding DinB family protein, whose protein sequence is MVIIETLNQLKFTRIYTLGRLVKSKTEAWDAQPTGFNNTIRWNAGHIYITMETLIQKAVEGYELVNPEWIELFVSGSSPDIWEDNVPSTEELLAALEEQPGRIVKALEGKLTNTLQEPMSIGPLHTMVTVEAIVQFAVWHEGVHAGMINALNRLAGE
- a CDS encoding YjcZ family sporulation protein; translated protein: MGQSGGYEGGFAGNSFALIVVLFILLIIIGASFIY
- a CDS encoding CPBP family intramembrane glutamic endopeptidase, giving the protein MKRGLSLSVISIVFLLWIEQSLEVAYLWKTVAKAMLFLFIPVILFRKSGFPFLRMRLTDQKSMKVAIGSGVAIMGIILVAFIILQPFIDIDALIVDLSKAGITTLTFPFIALYILLGNSILEEFFFRGLLPNLIGKSQVQYVLPSFLFAVYHITIFLPWFSLPLLVLAVSGLWIGGIIFQLANEKSGTILPSWTIHMFADIGVLIVGIYVIYFY